The following are from one region of the Rhizobium sullae genome:
- a CDS encoding 50S ribosomal protein L25/general stress protein Ctc → MSQETYELKAEARERVGKGSARELRRNGLIPAVIYGDKQAPISIALNTNEVTKRIHAGGFMTTVATIDVGGQKYKVLPKDYQRDPVRDFMMHVDFLRVSGNTQVTVEIPVHFINEEKSQVKIGGVLNIVRHTIEVQCPADAIPEFFNIDLTGKKIGDSIHISEVTLPKGVTTVIDRDFTVATIVAPAAGVEEEAPAEGEGEAEA, encoded by the coding sequence ATGAGCCAGGAAACTTACGAGCTCAAGGCCGAGGCGCGCGAACGGGTTGGTAAGGGGTCCGCCCGTGAACTTCGCCGCAACGGTTTGATTCCCGCTGTCATCTACGGTGATAAGCAGGCCCCCATTTCTATCGCTCTCAACACCAACGAGGTGACGAAGCGCATTCATGCCGGTGGTTTCATGACCACTGTCGCGACGATCGACGTCGGCGGCCAGAAGTACAAGGTTCTGCCGAAGGACTATCAGCGCGATCCGGTTCGCGACTTCATGATGCACGTGGACTTCCTCCGCGTCTCCGGCAACACGCAGGTCACCGTCGAAATCCCGGTTCACTTCATCAACGAAGAGAAGTCGCAGGTGAAGATCGGCGGCGTTTTGAACATCGTTCGCCACACCATCGAAGTTCAGTGCCCGGCTGATGCGATCCCGGAATTCTTCAATATCGACCTCACCGGTAAGAAGATCGGCGACAGCATCCATATCTCCGAAGTCACGCTGCCGAAGGGGGTGACCACGGTTATCGACCGCGACTTCACGGTCGCCACAATCGTTGCTCCGGCCGCTGGCGTCGAAGAAGAAGCTCCGGCTGAAGGCGAAGGCGAAGCGGAAGCATAA
- the tcmP gene encoding three-Cys-motif partner protein TcmP has translation MTGVYHHREQTEAKHFILRKYLQTLAFKTLHGGWSTLAYIDGFSGPWQSKTPDHSDSSFMIAIEVLKDAQAKVRASGKKPRVKCLFIEENAASFAQLHPVVTAHHDPANDFFVETFNGKFENTLPQIRRTISNAFALTFIDPTGWTGYEFNKVRPVFEHAPGEVLLNFMFDFVNRFTASSDPKTLASFEGILGPNWKARLNPLVPREEALMGLFNEQFWKAGKFAHVLSTPIEKISDRTHFHIVYGTRSPEGLAAYRDVEYAALKDHGMRRAAAREVIRESKTGQTDLFGAEGAASLAEDSMETQIASIKVQAKDWLRQQLPSCPKPFSDIWPPMLDNFMLRKTDARDICVELGKAGEIKETWRMNGSRRRKPDDTDKIERS, from the coding sequence ATGACGGGCGTCTATCATCATAGAGAGCAGACAGAAGCCAAGCATTTCATCTTGCGGAAATATCTGCAGACATTGGCATTCAAAACCTTACACGGCGGTTGGAGCACCCTTGCTTATATCGACGGCTTTTCAGGACCATGGCAGTCAAAGACGCCGGACCATTCTGACTCCTCTTTCATGATCGCAATCGAAGTGCTGAAGGATGCCCAGGCCAAGGTGCGGGCGTCAGGAAAAAAACCTCGCGTCAAATGCCTTTTCATTGAAGAGAACGCTGCGTCGTTCGCTCAGCTTCATCCGGTGGTGACTGCCCATCACGACCCAGCGAACGATTTCTTTGTCGAGACCTTCAATGGCAAGTTCGAGAATACGCTGCCCCAAATCCGACGGACCATTTCTAACGCCTTCGCTCTGACGTTCATCGATCCGACCGGCTGGACCGGATACGAGTTCAATAAGGTCAGACCGGTTTTCGAACATGCGCCTGGTGAAGTGTTGCTTAACTTCATGTTTGACTTCGTCAACCGGTTCACGGCCTCTTCAGACCCTAAGACGCTCGCCTCATTCGAGGGTATCCTTGGTCCAAACTGGAAAGCACGGCTCAACCCGTTGGTGCCGCGTGAAGAGGCCTTGATGGGCCTTTTCAATGAACAGTTTTGGAAAGCTGGCAAATTCGCACACGTTCTCAGCACCCCGATTGAGAAGATATCTGATCGCACGCACTTTCACATTGTGTACGGAACGCGCAGCCCTGAGGGGCTGGCGGCCTATCGCGATGTCGAATATGCGGCTCTCAAGGATCACGGTATGCGCCGCGCAGCAGCTCGCGAGGTTATCAGGGAAAGCAAGACGGGGCAGACCGATCTGTTCGGGGCTGAGGGAGCGGCTTCTCTAGCGGAAGACTCGATGGAAACTCAAATTGCGAGCATCAAGGTCCAAGCGAAGGACTGGCTTCGCCAACAATTGCCAAGCTGTCCGAAGCCATTTTCCGATATCTGGCCGCCAATGCTTGATAATTTTATGCTCAGAAAAACCGACGCTAGAGACATATGTGTAGAGCTAGGGAAGGCCGGAGAAATCAAGGAAACCTGGCGCATGAATGGGTCCAGGCGGCGTAAGCCTGACGACACCGATAAGATCGAGCGGTCTTAG
- a CDS encoding DUF5131 family protein: MADTTIEWTDATWNPVAGCTIMSAGCTNCYAMRMAARLEAMGVEKYRSLTRKTGGRAKWTGALYLDENALRIPTTWSRPRNVFVNSMSDLFHPDVPVDFIGKVWSVMAETPRHTYQILTKRPDRMAAILQNDFEVLPNVWLGASVEDGRVIHRLDELREVPAEVRFVSFEPLIGSVFSGSLKGIHWAIVGGESGPQARPMDRAWIDEIFDMCTDADTAFFFKQWGGYNKKKTGRSYRGRTWDNMPAVAA, from the coding sequence ATGGCCGACACAACTATCGAATGGACGGATGCAACGTGGAACCCGGTGGCAGGTTGCACGATCATGAGCGCTGGCTGCACCAACTGTTATGCTATGAGGATGGCAGCACGCCTGGAGGCAATGGGCGTTGAGAAGTATCGAAGTCTGACGCGGAAAACAGGCGGTCGCGCGAAATGGACGGGGGCGCTTTACCTCGATGAGAACGCTCTCCGAATCCCGACGACCTGGTCTAGGCCCAGGAACGTCTTCGTCAACTCCATGTCGGACCTTTTCCATCCGGATGTGCCGGTCGACTTCATCGGCAAAGTTTGGTCGGTGATGGCGGAGACACCCCGCCACACCTATCAAATTCTGACGAAGCGACCTGATCGGATGGCTGCTATACTGCAAAATGATTTCGAGGTGCTGCCGAATGTCTGGCTCGGCGCGAGTGTTGAGGACGGCAGGGTGATCCATCGTCTCGACGAGCTACGCGAAGTCCCTGCGGAGGTCCGTTTCGTATCGTTCGAGCCGCTCATCGGCTCAGTCTTCTCAGGGAGTCTTAAAGGAATTCATTGGGCCATCGTCGGAGGTGAATCAGGTCCGCAGGCTCGCCCCATGGACCGTGCTTGGATCGACGAAATCTTCGACATGTGCACCGATGCTGACACTGCCTTCTTCTTTAAGCAGTGGGGCGGCTACAACAAGAAGAAGACCGGCCGATCATATCGAGGACGCACCTGGGACAATATGCCCGCTGTCGCAGCCTAA
- a CDS encoding PIN domain-containing protein, with translation MSSKPTRQEVRPLKTRHVFLDTEVYRRAGYNVRNSQFKVFGDYILAGKLVLHTTDITYAEVSRQIMELVSERAARLKKIAHDFQRMSQLSNAFPKLSEVDEKELGQSLWKAFLDVIINDFNANHILAQQIPVRRIFEKYFAGAAPFAKRGSKEFPDAFMVEALADFCAENSARMYVISGDAQLRSAAGSHPALIPLGSIDDLLASCAAESDIDLEPLVDQLFEHPGFDDQLFEVLSNEAPYLEGLYFGDLTDGSVKDIWLDEILAVDGYTLAAVDDIFVSLILDVPCVLQASVDYIYEDPDVEEGDAQYVTTATDSISGNVHLKVYLRIDTSTARFVEKELLTKRAIFQ, from the coding sequence GTGAGTTCTAAACCCACCCGTCAGGAGGTTCGACCTTTAAAGACCAGACACGTATTTCTCGATACCGAGGTGTATAGGCGGGCAGGATACAACGTCCGCAACAGCCAGTTCAAAGTCTTTGGAGATTATATCCTCGCAGGGAAGCTTGTCCTTCACACGACAGACATCACGTACGCTGAAGTCAGCCGCCAAATTATGGAATTGGTTTCGGAACGCGCCGCGCGGTTGAAGAAGATTGCCCATGACTTTCAACGCATGTCCCAATTGAGCAATGCCTTTCCCAAGCTTTCGGAAGTCGATGAGAAGGAGTTGGGCCAGTCTCTCTGGAAAGCGTTCCTCGACGTCATTATCAACGACTTCAACGCCAACCACATTTTGGCGCAGCAGATACCTGTTCGCAGGATTTTCGAGAAGTATTTCGCTGGCGCTGCCCCATTCGCAAAACGAGGCAGTAAGGAATTCCCGGACGCATTTATGGTAGAGGCGCTTGCGGATTTCTGCGCCGAAAACTCCGCAAGAATGTATGTCATCTCAGGGGATGCGCAGCTCCGTTCCGCCGCAGGATCGCACCCCGCGCTGATCCCTTTAGGTTCCATTGATGACCTTTTGGCGTCGTGCGCTGCCGAAAGTGACATTGATCTGGAGCCCTTAGTAGACCAGCTTTTTGAGCATCCTGGATTCGATGATCAGCTATTTGAGGTCTTGTCTAACGAAGCGCCTTATCTTGAAGGCCTCTATTTCGGCGATCTAACAGACGGGAGCGTAAAGGACATCTGGCTTGATGAGATTTTGGCGGTTGACGGTTATACTCTCGCGGCAGTCGATGACATCTTCGTTTCTCTCATTCTCGATGTACCATGCGTCCTACAAGCGTCGGTAGACTATATTTACGAAGACCCCGACGTCGAAGAGGGCGACGCTCAGTATGTGACGACCGCAACAGACTCGATAAGTGGGAATGTGCATCTCAAGGTTTACTTACGCATCGACACCTCAACCGCACGGTTTGTCGAGAAAGAGCTTCTGACAAAACGTGCAATTTTCCAATGA
- a CDS encoding SH3 domain-containing protein, whose product MTVGAVVIAQSTAKPRHSSNFGRSGYSESGSAKSVFPSSSSPQSSTTASTPITPEPTGTTLSPSASQPEENLSVSADPSKSAVETRSIEPDFQAAFDKAMEISLAVPPAVKTQILNEPASSSEPFLPPLERKEVSSSPRIFDEPPPVASSDENNIPASVEPFVTTTDLNLREGPAPAYLKIETLGKGSGLTVLERQGKWWRVKSAASGAEGWINGTFVKPKT is encoded by the coding sequence ATGACTGTCGGCGCAGTCGTCATCGCGCAGTCGACGGCGAAGCCTCGCCACTCGTCGAACTTCGGTCGTTCGGGTTACAGCGAGTCTGGCAGCGCGAAGTCTGTTTTTCCGAGTTCTTCGTCCCCGCAGTCATCAACAACAGCATCCACCCCAATCACGCCCGAGCCAACCGGAACCACCCTCTCCCCGTCGGCTAGTCAGCCTGAGGAAAACCTTTCAGTTTCGGCCGATCCGTCAAAATCCGCCGTTGAGACACGATCGATCGAGCCCGATTTTCAAGCGGCCTTCGACAAGGCAATGGAAATCTCCCTTGCTGTTCCCCCTGCCGTGAAGACACAGATTTTAAACGAACCCGCATCTTCTTCGGAACCATTTCTGCCGCCCTTGGAAAGAAAAGAGGTTTCTTCGTCGCCTAGAATATTCGATGAACCGCCGCCGGTCGCCTCAAGTGACGAAAATAATATCCCCGCTTCCGTCGAGCCGTTCGTGACGACGACCGACCTCAACCTGCGCGAGGGTCCTGCACCTGCCTATCTGAAAATCGAAACCCTTGGAAAAGGGAGCGGACTGACGGTATTGGAAAGACAAGGGAAGTGGTGGCGTGTGAAGTCCGCCGCCTCCGGCGCGGAAGGTTGGATCAACGGGACCTTCGTAAAGCCGAAAACTTGA
- a CDS encoding helix-hairpin-helix domain-containing protein, whose translation MTTVISSDGRRLTLGATLGKGGEGAVHHIAETADLAAKIYNPGKAKDRRDKVTAMVADRLHVRSDYVAFPIDTLKSPSGEFLGFTMKKVAGYKSVHDLYGPGSRKTEFPTADSQFLLRSAINLASAVASIHATGCVIGDINHSGILVSNKALVTLIDSDSFQYRSGSTTYRSLVGVAEYTPPELQGASFDKVDRTPNHDNFGLAVLLFQLLFLGRHPYAGRYLGKGDMDIKTAIGGGRFAYSSRKSETMMEPPPFVPGLGDYGDDIRRAFEAAFMPPARQPGGRPAAADWVRLLKNAEAILAICTVDKSHAYKRDVGACPWCKLEHSMGRSLFPAQFSPTAPIMDIGQLLTAIKTMPAPPSPPNPESALGPLPQLAMSSAGRGARSERNLTVLAGLGAIVVGLYLMSQVSGFWGLALVIGAGIVAARSLDLKAKFATEHNNAKSGWEEQKKIWLSKAGPETFEARRSHYLSLANAHSALPTKEREKLAALEQKKRQLQLEKHMDSHLVDRAKIPRIGQGRKATLASYGFESALDVRQRSVTGVPGFGPSLASDIEAWARSVERKFVFNASIPTDPQAVQAVKSEIAKQRAEIERELLKAPVDLKQIADAASALRVKPPQQLVDAYTRLKQVELDIG comes from the coding sequence GTGACTACGGTAATTTCCTCTGATGGCCGCCGATTGACGCTGGGCGCGACGTTGGGCAAGGGTGGTGAAGGCGCGGTCCATCACATCGCTGAAACCGCAGACCTCGCTGCGAAAATCTACAATCCAGGCAAGGCGAAAGACAGGCGCGATAAGGTAACTGCGATGGTGGCAGACCGGCTGCATGTCCGGTCCGATTATGTCGCCTTCCCTATCGATACCCTCAAGTCACCATCCGGTGAGTTTCTGGGTTTCACAATGAAAAAAGTCGCCGGGTATAAGAGTGTCCACGACCTCTACGGTCCTGGCAGCCGAAAGACCGAGTTCCCAACGGCGGACTCGCAGTTCCTTTTGCGGTCGGCGATCAACTTGGCCAGTGCGGTCGCCAGCATCCATGCGACCGGGTGCGTAATCGGGGATATCAATCATTCGGGCATCCTTGTCAGTAACAAGGCGCTGGTCACACTCATCGACAGCGACTCCTTCCAGTACCGTTCTGGATCGACAACATATAGGTCGCTTGTCGGCGTAGCAGAATATACCCCGCCTGAATTGCAGGGGGCGTCTTTCGACAAGGTGGATCGCACGCCAAACCATGACAACTTCGGTCTCGCTGTCCTGCTCTTCCAGCTTCTATTCCTTGGTCGCCATCCCTATGCTGGCAGGTACCTGGGCAAAGGCGACATGGACATCAAGACGGCGATAGGCGGTGGGCGCTTTGCCTACAGCTCACGCAAGTCGGAAACCATGATGGAGCCGCCGCCCTTTGTGCCAGGTCTTGGCGATTACGGTGACGACATCCGCAGAGCATTCGAGGCAGCCTTCATGCCGCCTGCCCGACAACCTGGAGGTCGGCCCGCTGCCGCTGACTGGGTGAGACTACTCAAGAACGCCGAAGCGATCTTGGCAATCTGCACAGTAGACAAATCCCACGCGTATAAGCGAGATGTTGGGGCTTGCCCTTGGTGCAAGCTTGAGCACTCAATGGGCAGGTCCCTGTTCCCAGCCCAGTTCTCTCCGACTGCTCCGATCATGGACATCGGGCAGCTCCTGACCGCTATCAAAACAATGCCAGCTCCACCTTCTCCGCCTAACCCGGAGTCGGCGTTGGGTCCGCTTCCCCAACTCGCCATGTCTTCGGCAGGAAGAGGTGCTCGCAGCGAACGAAATCTAACCGTGCTCGCTGGTCTTGGGGCGATCGTAGTGGGGCTTTATCTTATGTCGCAGGTCAGCGGCTTCTGGGGTCTCGCCTTGGTAATAGGCGCGGGTATCGTTGCCGCAAGATCGCTCGACCTGAAAGCAAAGTTTGCCACCGAGCATAACAATGCCAAATCGGGCTGGGAGGAACAGAAGAAAATATGGCTTAGCAAGGCAGGGCCAGAAACATTCGAAGCACGGCGTAGCCATTATCTGTCCCTTGCGAACGCTCACTCGGCCCTGCCCACCAAAGAACGGGAAAAACTCGCTGCGCTGGAGCAGAAGAAGAGGCAGCTGCAGCTTGAAAAGCACATGGACTCGCACCTTGTCGACCGGGCCAAAATCCCGCGCATTGGCCAGGGACGAAAAGCAACGCTTGCGTCTTATGGTTTCGAAAGCGCGTTGGATGTTCGGCAAAGGTCTGTGACGGGCGTGCCCGGCTTTGGCCCGTCACTTGCTAGTGACATCGAGGCATGGGCGCGATCTGTTGAACGCAAATTCGTGTTCAATGCATCGATACCGACAGACCCACAAGCCGTTCAGGCGGTCAAATCCGAGATTGCCAAGCAGAGAGCTGAAATTGAACGTGAGCTGTTGAAGGCTCCGGTCGACTTAAAGCAGATCGCTGACGCCGCCTCAGCACTTCGCGTCAAGCCGCCGCAGCAACTTGTCGATGCTTACACACGCCTCAAACAAGTCGAGTTGGACATCGGTTAG
- a CDS encoding endonuclease/exonuclease/phosphatase family protein — protein MNCLRSLLLASGALLATNTWAADVKIVSWNIAASPYEKLLVRASDYKKMADTLSPDVIVLIELTGRPDIKAIAEAIGWPTYYATTSDGQVQGDEIHASLEVGVLSKIPITSVIEFDPKPEGRTVQVFTNSKPDGDSSIPVSEMPLKGIDMMGLAATDRGTLRVDLANGLTLFPVHLKSNSNDACFAAGDAIKGLKKLDLPPAPALQSILDNGSDVKAKADKDNAFKRERVIAATKVVADHAVADGRTVLIAGDWNTSFEPGKFGQSFDDCQLAAFTCAKAPFPASTCTGDGFDDTFAVMTVPLAGSQKWTMLTKDLGRTFKDTEFADKAIDHISAPAAQAASFAAPKVASDTFGSDHFPIFTAWTAGP, from the coding sequence ATGAACTGCTTGCGTTCGCTTCTTCTCGCGTCCGGTGCGTTGCTTGCAACCAATACCTGGGCTGCCGACGTCAAAATAGTCTCCTGGAACATCGCTGCGTCACCTTACGAGAAGCTTCTCGTACGAGCGTCCGACTACAAAAAGATGGCGGACACCCTCTCCCCTGACGTGATCGTTTTGATCGAGCTGACCGGGCGGCCTGACATCAAGGCAATCGCCGAGGCCATCGGGTGGCCGACGTACTATGCAACAACGTCTGATGGTCAGGTCCAGGGCGACGAAATCCATGCAAGTCTGGAAGTCGGTGTCCTCTCGAAGATACCGATCACTTCGGTCATCGAGTTCGATCCCAAGCCCGAAGGCCGCACTGTCCAGGTCTTCACGAACTCCAAGCCAGATGGAGACAGCTCGATACCCGTAAGCGAGATGCCGCTGAAGGGCATCGACATGATGGGCTTGGCGGCTACGGATCGAGGAACCTTGCGTGTTGACCTGGCAAACGGTCTGACCCTCTTCCCGGTTCATCTGAAATCCAATTCCAATGACGCTTGCTTCGCCGCAGGCGACGCAATCAAGGGTTTGAAAAAGCTCGACCTACCTCCGGCCCCTGCCCTTCAAAGCATTCTGGACAACGGTTCAGACGTGAAGGCCAAGGCAGACAAGGACAACGCCTTCAAACGCGAGCGAGTGATAGCAGCGACCAAAGTGGTCGCCGACCACGCTGTTGCCGATGGCCGTACGGTGTTGATCGCCGGGGATTGGAACACATCCTTCGAACCAGGCAAGTTTGGCCAGTCGTTCGACGATTGCCAACTGGCAGCCTTCACTTGCGCGAAAGCGCCCTTTCCTGCCAGCACTTGTACGGGTGATGGCTTCGACGACACCTTTGCGGTAATGACAGTGCCGCTGGCGGGTAGCCAAAAGTGGACGATGCTGACGAAGGACCTTGGCCGGACTTTCAAGGACACCGAATTCGCGGACAAAGCAATCGACCATATATCCGCACCGGCCGCCCAAGCTGCGTCTTTTGCCGCGCCAAAAGTGGCATCGGATACATTCGGCTCCGATCACTTCCCAATTTTCACCGCCTGGACTGCCGGTCCCTGA
- a CDS encoding right-handed parallel beta-helix repeat-containing protein — protein sequence MGRSRDARPDNVHRKVRQLTAGDKLHLTKGDYGKPIVLSSLAGSESDPIIICGSGAVVGPKVRFEEYKETGNRLAAAQEAGGRFPGLYYLADNGAFVLKNCQWVTIENLHFEGCWPTAIYLENCQHITIRGLKISGGTFAIGATGINTRHILVVDCDWVQDPSGNGWEICEAIRCGRTIEKELEGTPSRLWRDIDWEQVHGERQETGKLVNVESDARAYDGDFFRAWSIAGYVVIKNNIIADAFNGIHFFNQVAEPIVESCSRNVLIEGNWFIRIRDNAIEPEHFAWNWTVRHNVIVDCYVPFSLEMARSGYFYIYGNIGWNLRKPGPEEDTHTRGQFFKFPTEHVADGPHYVFNNSWVLRAPLAKKKRFSNFVHVNNAIDYYETDPSVTAPFGKNFDDSAPAGSQKEETLNFEGEHFTRAWQHLGIRFDGDVINHPSFRGVLREAGFPIGPDAKGQSPNFAIKVQGLPRGLMIDSWIDAVDLTVLRPDGTMATAVDATRHQIGAWQGNDLIRMEDPLFWSYWPGRHARSEVS from the coding sequence ATGGGAAGATCGCGCGACGCACGTCCCGACAACGTGCACAGAAAGGTTCGACAACTTACAGCGGGCGATAAGCTGCACTTGACGAAGGGGGACTACGGAAAGCCCATCGTACTGTCGTCGCTTGCCGGGAGCGAATCCGACCCGATCATCATCTGCGGTTCCGGTGCGGTGGTCGGACCGAAAGTCAGGTTTGAGGAGTACAAAGAAACCGGCAACAGGCTCGCCGCCGCGCAAGAGGCCGGAGGTCGTTTCCCTGGTCTCTATTATCTTGCGGACAATGGCGCGTTTGTCCTGAAGAACTGCCAGTGGGTCACCATCGAGAACTTGCATTTCGAAGGTTGCTGGCCGACAGCGATCTATCTGGAGAACTGCCAGCACATTACAATTCGCGGGCTAAAAATCAGCGGTGGCACCTTTGCGATAGGTGCCACGGGTATCAACACTCGGCATATACTGGTCGTCGATTGTGATTGGGTGCAGGACCCCAGTGGAAATGGCTGGGAAATATGCGAGGCGATCCGCTGCGGACGAACAATCGAAAAAGAGCTGGAAGGCACTCCATCGCGGCTTTGGCGAGATATAGATTGGGAGCAAGTGCATGGCGAGCGTCAAGAAACGGGAAAGCTGGTCAACGTCGAGAGCGACGCGCGGGCGTATGACGGCGACTTCTTTCGCGCCTGGAGCATCGCAGGTTACGTCGTCATCAAAAACAACATCATCGCTGACGCCTTCAATGGGATTCACTTTTTCAACCAGGTGGCCGAGCCCATTGTTGAGAGCTGTTCGCGCAACGTATTGATCGAAGGAAATTGGTTCATTCGCATCCGAGACAATGCCATTGAACCCGAGCACTTTGCCTGGAACTGGACGGTCCGGCACAACGTGATCGTCGATTGCTACGTGCCGTTCTCGCTGGAAATGGCACGCTCCGGCTACTTCTATATCTACGGAAACATCGGTTGGAACCTGCGTAAGCCCGGTCCCGAAGAAGACACGCACACCAGGGGTCAGTTCTTCAAATTCCCGACAGAGCACGTCGCCGACGGCCCCCACTACGTCTTCAACAACAGCTGGGTGCTGCGTGCACCGCTGGCGAAGAAGAAGCGCTTCTCGAATTTCGTGCACGTCAACAATGCAATCGATTATTACGAAACCGATCCGTCAGTGACGGCACCATTTGGCAAGAATTTCGACGATTCCGCTCCAGCTGGATCACAGAAGGAAGAAACCCTAAATTTTGAGGGTGAACACTTCACGAGGGCATGGCAGCACCTTGGGATCAGATTCGATGGCGACGTGATCAATCATCCATCGTTTCGCGGCGTATTGCGGGAGGCAGGTTTTCCAATCGGCCCTGACGCCAAGGGCCAATCCCCCAACTTCGCAATTAAGGTGCAGGGGCTTCCACGGGGTTTGATGATTGATAGCTGGATCGACGCGGTTGACCTCACCGTGCTGCGGCCCGATGGCACGATGGCTACGGCAGTCGATGCCACTAGGCATCAGATAGGTGCTTGGCAGGGAAACGATCTCATCAGGATGGAAGACCCGCTGTTCTGGTCGTACTGGCCAGGCCGACACGCACGTAGCGAGGTCTCGTGA
- a CDS encoding AAA family ATPase has translation MDAATILATVLKKYQESSDFNGWPAHAIHSQDEKAALIDLIEAGLVDLINDEETHNPHIRLLPARPISDQVKRVSNKGLKFGCLFPTRKALVEVAGVGPDPAAPYTAALKLGAPQLEFRTFRLEVLERYRNDPTFRYSVDDTSGTIYRDSEDKESHEYAQFGFAFDENVNRYVAAFLRYLHDMSAEQQAYWAGFELQGDFQLHPDYYRSSILGEWPEGVSVFDAILEEKKIINIMSESMGKPRLFKSDYEAYRRPDHFGFLIRPTKKEFSDFCLRLDQLMSDDMNYKFFEGDIEVYEYGKMDSGEQIKRMKGTISLLMEWLAAKFKPKDENDMVPINEGFRAVRKARQKPAHKIEDNVFDEAYYQQQRELIIAAYGAVRFLRQVFANHPACKDVDVPKWLFEGHIWTQ, from the coding sequence TTGGACGCAGCGACGATATTGGCCACTGTTCTGAAAAAGTATCAAGAGTCCAGCGACTTCAATGGTTGGCCTGCTCACGCAATCCATTCGCAGGACGAGAAAGCTGCGTTGATCGACCTGATCGAGGCGGGACTGGTGGACCTGATCAACGACGAAGAAACTCATAATCCGCACATTCGACTGCTGCCAGCCAGGCCTATCTCCGATCAAGTCAAGCGAGTGTCGAACAAGGGATTGAAGTTCGGGTGTTTGTTTCCCACTCGAAAGGCCTTGGTTGAGGTTGCAGGCGTTGGTCCTGATCCTGCCGCTCCTTATACAGCGGCATTAAAGCTCGGAGCCCCACAGCTTGAATTCCGGACCTTTCGCTTGGAGGTGCTGGAGCGATACCGCAACGATCCTACCTTTAGGTATTCGGTCGACGACACGTCCGGAACCATCTATCGCGACAGCGAGGATAAAGAATCCCACGAATATGCCCAGTTCGGCTTTGCGTTCGATGAGAACGTGAACCGATATGTCGCTGCCTTCCTCCGATACCTACATGACATGTCAGCCGAACAGCAGGCCTACTGGGCTGGATTTGAACTCCAAGGCGATTTCCAGCTTCACCCGGATTATTACCGTTCGTCTATTCTCGGGGAATGGCCTGAAGGAGTGTCGGTATTCGACGCGATCCTCGAAGAGAAGAAGATCATCAACATCATGAGCGAAAGCATGGGCAAGCCGAGGCTTTTTAAGTCCGACTATGAGGCCTATCGCCGCCCAGACCATTTCGGCTTTCTGATCCGCCCGACCAAAAAGGAGTTCTCAGATTTCTGCCTCCGGCTTGACCAGCTGATGTCCGATGACATGAACTACAAGTTTTTCGAAGGGGATATCGAGGTCTACGAATACGGAAAGATGGACAGTGGCGAACAGATTAAAAGAATGAAGGGAACTATCTCGCTGCTGATGGAGTGGTTGGCAGCGAAATTTAAGCCCAAAGACGAAAACGATATGGTCCCCATCAATGAGGGTTTCAGGGCCGTTCGCAAGGCTCGCCAGAAACCCGCCCATAAGATCGAGGACAACGTTTTCGATGAGGCCTATTATCAGCAACAGCGAGAACTAATCATCGCAGCATATGGGGCGGTTCGTTTCCTGCGGCAGGTTTTTGCCAATCATCCTGCCTGTAAAGATGTAGACGTCCCAAAGTGGCTATTCGAAGGGCACATCTGGACGCAATAG